The stretch of DNA GATCACCGACGATGCGGTCCTGCTCGAGGGATCGTTTCCGATCCGGGACGAGCCGACGGCCGACGCGAGCGCCGATCGGGGTGAGTCGTCGGAGGGAACACCGGAGACGAACCCCGCCGACGAGACGAAGCGGAGCGACGCCGACAGCGACGACGAATAGCCCCACACCAGCGGGAGCCGACCACTGCGCCGTACTTCGCCGGGCGATCTACTAAGATCCTCCTCGTGATACGAACAACGGCTATGGACTGGACAGACGAGAGCGGCGGCGTCGAGGGCGTCGACGTCGCCGGGCCGTCGAACGCGGAGTCGATCGTGTTCGTACACGGCGCAGTATTCACGCGGAAGATGTGGCTGCCCCAGCAGCGCGAGCTCTGCGAGGAGTTTCACACCGTCGCCCCCGATCTCCCGGGCCACGGCACCCGCGCCGGGAACCCGTTCCGGATGGAGCCGGCGATCGACGTCCTCGAGGACACCTTCGAGCGCCACACCGACGGCTCGGCGGTGCTCGTCGGGCTCTCGCTCGGCGGCTACGCGGCGACGGAGTTCGCTTACCGCCATCCGGATCGCGTCGACGCGCTGGTGCTGTCGGGGAGCAGTGTGAATCCGACGGGGAAGATGGACCTCGGCACGCGGCTGACCGGCGGGCTGTCGCGGCTCCTGACCAAACCCGATATCGGGAAACGTGCCGTCGAGAAACTCGCGGCGCGCTGGGTGCGCAATCGGAACCTCTCGCCGGATATCGAACGGGAAATCATCGACGCCGGCTTCTACCCGAAGCAGTTCGGCGACGCGGGGCCCGACATCGCCGGCGTGGACTTCCGAGCGAAGCTCTCGACCTATCCCGGTTCGACACTGGTGCTCAACGGTGAGAACGACAAACTCATGCGCCGCGGCGAGCAGGCCCACGCCGCTGCGGCACGTGACGGCCACGTCGAAGTGCTCGCGGACGCCGGTCACATCTGTAACCTCCACCGACCGGCCACGTATACGGACCGGGTTCGACGGTTCGTTCGCCGAGTCGCGCCCGCCCAACAGTAGGTGCAGCCGTCGGCGTGCTCGCCCGTCGTTGCTCGCGGATCGTCGATCGCCGACAACAGCGCCGCCCGAGCAGCCGCAGTGGATCGCTCGCGAGGAAGAGCCGCGGGACCCAGCGCAGATGTGTCTCGGTAGCTCTAGAATTGGACCGAGAACCGTCGAGGAGCGGCCGAGCGAGCGATTTCAGGAGCGTCGGTCACCGATCGCGTTTCGGAGGCGGCCCGGAAGCCCGAGCACGGAAATCCCGAAGCCGAACAGGACCATCAGGACGTAGACGCCGAGCGTCGACGTCCAGACGACGAGCATCGAGAGGATCGCCCAGGGGCCGTCGAGGAAGTAAAACGCCGCGATCGACATCGCCGTCCCGTAGAGCAAGACGAGGTACGGTCCCCAGTCCTGCGCGTGGCCGCGTCGCACCCGTCGCCGAACGTAGCGTTTGAGATCGCCCTCGAGCGATTCCTTTCGGACGGTCCTGT from Natrinema salaciae encodes:
- a CDS encoding alpha/beta fold hydrolase, translating into MDWTDESGGVEGVDVAGPSNAESIVFVHGAVFTRKMWLPQQRELCEEFHTVAPDLPGHGTRAGNPFRMEPAIDVLEDTFERHTDGSAVLVGLSLGGYAATEFAYRHPDRVDALVLSGSSVNPTGKMDLGTRLTGGLSRLLTKPDIGKRAVEKLAARWVRNRNLSPDIEREIIDAGFYPKQFGDAGPDIAGVDFRAKLSTYPGSTLVLNGENDKLMRRGEQAHAAAARDGHVEVLADAGHICNLHRPATYTDRVRRFVRRVAPAQQ